The proteins below are encoded in one region of Leptospira terpstrae serovar Hualin str. LT 11-33 = ATCC 700639:
- a CDS encoding ferredoxin family protein has protein sequence MAYVVTEICVDCKYTSCAAVCPVEAFHEAPDTLYIDPDTCIDCNACQYECPIDAIFPDYDVPEKHKPSIEVNAKEANKYPVIVTTKPPLKGAKCSDPSK, from the coding sequence ATGGCTTATGTTGTAACTGAAATTTGCGTTGATTGTAAATACACAAGTTGTGCAGCAGTTTGTCCGGTAGAGGCTTTTCATGAAGCACCGGACACTTTGTACATTGATCCGGACACTTGTATTGACTGTAATGCTTGTCAATATGAATGCCCAATTGATGCTATTTTCCCGGATTATGACGTTCCGGAAAAACACAAACCTTCTATTGAAGTAAACGCAAAAGAAGCAAACAAATACCCGGTGATAGTAACAACCAAACCACCCCTTAAAGGTGCAAAGTGTTCTGATCCGAGTAAATAA
- the metH gene encoding methionine synthase, with translation MKFEYTNPSSKSLLKLMNERILILDGAMGTMIQRHSLEEDDFRGDRFKDWPVSIKGNNDVLAITRPDIIESVHLEYLEAGADIIETNTFSSNIVSQADYQMESAVRDLNLAAVSCAKNAVAKYKEKTGKTEVFIAGSIGPTVKTASLSPDVNNPAFRAVTFDELVDCFYEQVSALLDGGVDLLLPETNIDTLNLKACIFAIEKVFEERKIRIPVILSVTITDASGRTLSGQTGEAFYISIKHAKALAVGINCALGAGEMRPYIEELSRVADCYVSCYPNAGLPNAFGGYDQTPDEFGGWMKNFAESGFLNIVGGCCGTTPDHIRAAKVAVTGITPRPLKEQPKLSTFAGLEPLKLTKDQGFINVGERNNVTGSPKFKKLILDGNFEEAVQVALQQVQAGANIIDINFDEALLDGEASMTKFLNLIAGEPDIARVPFMVDSSKWSVLLAGLKCIQGKPIVNSISLKEGEEVFLDHARTIQRFGAAAIVMAFDEQGQAATKEDKVRICKRAYDLLVEKLDFDPTDIIFDPNILTVATGIEEHNNYAMDFIEATREIKQVCPGAKVSGGLSNISFSFRGNNPVREAMHSVFLYHAIQAGMDMAIVNAGMLEVYEQIPKDLLELIEDVILNRRPDATERLIDAAATFHGEAKVQKKDDVWRSGTVEERLTHALVKGIDEFVTQDTEEARTSFARPLEVIEGPLMNGMKVVGELFGAGKMFLPQVVKSARVMKKAVAYLLPFMEEEKRNQKDESKQAKFLIATVKGDVHDIGKNIVGVVLACNNYEVIDLGVMVPCEKILETAKRENVAAIGLSGLITPSLDEMVYVAKEMERQGFQVPLLIGGATTSPAHTAVKIAEQYSKPVLHVMDASRVVNVMNSALNPQTAVDYAKSVIEEQTRIREEFYSRENERNILPIQDAIKNKFHAKWDDYTPPKPSFTGVKKIDDVSLNDLLPFIDWSPFFLAWELKGRYPQILKDPVIGKEATSLFNDAQIILKEMLENPSLKPRAVVGMFPAVSHGEMVEIFEDDSKTKSLGLYPMLRQQTVKMTNQPNYSLADFIAPKDKNKNDYIGFFAVTAGHGIEELAKTYEAKQDDYNSILVKALADRFAEAFAEYMHHRMRGEWGFGKDENLTTEDLIREKYRGIRPAPGYPACPDHTEKKKIWKLLDVEKNAGIQLTESCAMWPASSVSGYYFSHPESRYFAIGKINEDQVVEYSKDKSMEKSEVERWLSPILNYDPSRKSKT, from the coding sequence ATGAAATTTGAATATACCAATCCATCCTCCAAATCCCTTTTAAAACTAATGAATGAGAGAATTCTCATTTTAGATGGTGCTATGGGTACCATGATCCAAAGACATTCTTTGGAAGAAGATGACTTCCGTGGAGATCGTTTTAAGGATTGGCCAGTTTCCATCAAAGGAAATAACGATGTTTTAGCGATCACTAGACCCGATATCATTGAATCTGTCCACTTGGAATACCTTGAAGCTGGTGCTGACATCATTGAAACCAACACATTTAGTTCGAACATCGTCTCCCAAGCGGACTACCAAATGGAATCTGCCGTTCGAGATCTAAACCTTGCTGCCGTTTCTTGTGCTAAAAATGCTGTCGCTAAATACAAAGAAAAAACTGGGAAAACAGAGGTATTCATTGCCGGTTCCATTGGACCTACTGTAAAAACTGCATCTCTTTCTCCAGATGTAAACAACCCGGCTTTTCGGGCTGTCACCTTTGATGAGTTAGTGGATTGTTTTTATGAACAAGTATCTGCACTACTTGATGGTGGTGTGGATTTACTTTTACCAGAAACCAATATTGACACTTTAAATCTGAAAGCATGTATTTTTGCGATCGAGAAAGTTTTTGAAGAACGCAAAATTCGTATCCCCGTAATACTTTCTGTGACCATTACTGATGCCTCTGGTAGAACACTTTCTGGTCAGACAGGAGAAGCGTTTTATATATCAATTAAACATGCCAAAGCTCTTGCTGTTGGAATCAACTGCGCGCTTGGTGCAGGAGAGATGCGTCCTTATATCGAGGAACTTTCTCGTGTAGCAGATTGTTATGTGTCTTGTTATCCGAATGCGGGACTTCCCAATGCTTTCGGTGGGTATGATCAAACACCAGATGAGTTTGGTGGTTGGATGAAAAATTTTGCCGAATCAGGTTTTTTAAATATTGTAGGTGGATGTTGCGGGACAACCCCAGACCACATAAGAGCGGCTAAAGTGGCAGTTACCGGTATTACACCTCGTCCACTCAAAGAACAACCGAAACTGAGTACGTTTGCGGGACTCGAACCATTGAAACTCACCAAAGACCAAGGTTTTATCAATGTGGGCGAACGTAACAACGTAACAGGATCTCCAAAATTCAAAAAACTCATCTTAGATGGGAATTTTGAAGAAGCAGTCCAAGTGGCACTCCAACAAGTACAAGCTGGTGCCAACATCATCGACATCAACTTTGATGAAGCTCTCCTCGACGGGGAAGCATCGATGACTAAGTTTTTAAACTTAATTGCAGGAGAACCAGACATTGCTCGAGTTCCCTTTATGGTGGATTCTTCCAAATGGTCAGTTTTACTTGCAGGTTTAAAATGCATCCAAGGAAAACCCATTGTCAACTCGATCTCATTGAAAGAGGGAGAAGAAGTATTTTTAGACCATGCACGCACCATCCAAAGATTTGGAGCAGCTGCTATTGTAATGGCTTTCGACGAACAAGGGCAGGCGGCAACCAAAGAAGACAAAGTACGAATTTGTAAACGTGCCTATGACCTACTTGTAGAAAAATTAGATTTTGATCCTACCGATATTATCTTTGATCCGAATATCCTTACTGTAGCCACTGGGATAGAAGAACATAACAACTATGCGATGGATTTTATTGAAGCCACTCGTGAGATCAAACAGGTTTGTCCTGGTGCCAAAGTATCCGGGGGCTTAAGTAATATTTCCTTTTCTTTTCGTGGGAATAACCCTGTCCGAGAAGCAATGCACTCCGTATTTTTATACCATGCCATCCAAGCAGGAATGGATATGGCGATTGTCAATGCAGGGATGTTAGAAGTATATGAACAAATTCCTAAAGACTTACTCGAACTCATTGAAGATGTGATTCTTAACCGTCGTCCTGATGCTACAGAACGTTTGATTGATGCCGCTGCTACCTTTCATGGGGAAGCTAAGGTTCAAAAGAAAGACGATGTTTGGCGGAGTGGTACTGTTGAAGAACGTCTCACACATGCCCTTGTGAAAGGAATTGATGAATTTGTAACCCAAGATACAGAAGAAGCTCGAACAAGTTTTGCAAGGCCACTGGAAGTGATTGAAGGGCCACTCATGAACGGGATGAAAGTTGTGGGAGAACTGTTTGGTGCAGGGAAAATGTTTCTTCCACAAGTGGTAAAAAGTGCAAGGGTAATGAAAAAAGCCGTGGCCTACTTACTCCCCTTTATGGAAGAAGAAAAACGAAACCAAAAAGACGAAAGTAAACAAGCAAAATTTCTTATCGCTACTGTAAAGGGAGATGTTCATGATATTGGTAAAAATATTGTGGGTGTTGTACTTGCATGTAACAACTATGAGGTGATTGACCTTGGAGTTATGGTACCTTGTGAAAAGATTTTAGAAACGGCAAAAAGAGAAAATGTAGCAGCCATTGGTCTATCTGGTCTTATCACTCCTTCTTTGGATGAGATGGTATATGTTGCAAAAGAAATGGAACGCCAAGGATTCCAAGTGCCACTTCTCATCGGTGGGGCAACAACTTCCCCTGCACACACTGCCGTAAAAATTGCTGAACAGTATTCGAAGCCAGTCCTTCATGTGATGGACGCTTCTCGTGTTGTAAACGTAATGAACAGTGCTCTCAACCCACAAACCGCAGTGGATTATGCAAAATCTGTGATTGAAGAACAGACTAGAATCCGCGAAGAATTTTATTCTCGTGAGAACGAACGAAACATTCTACCAATCCAAGATGCTATCAAAAACAAATTCCATGCAAAATGGGATGACTATACTCCACCTAAACCAAGTTTTACGGGAGTAAAAAAGATTGATGATGTAAGTTTAAATGACTTACTTCCTTTTATCGATTGGTCTCCATTCTTTTTAGCTTGGGAATTAAAAGGCAGATACCCTCAGATTCTAAAGGATCCAGTGATTGGAAAAGAAGCCACTTCTTTGTTCAATGACGCACAAATCATTCTGAAAGAGATGTTAGAAAACCCTTCACTCAAACCAAGGGCAGTAGTGGGGATGTTCCCTGCGGTTTCTCATGGAGAAATGGTTGAAATTTTTGAAGATGATTCCAAAACCAAATCGTTGGGTCTTTATCCTATGTTACGCCAACAAACGGTAAAAATGACAAACCAACCAAATTATAGTTTGGCGGATTTTATAGCTCCCAAAGATAAAAACAAAAATGACTACATTGGTTTTTTTGCAGTCACGGCTGGACATGGTATTGAAGAGTTAGCAAAAACTTATGAAGCCAAACAGGACGATTATAATTCAATTTTAGTGAAGGCACTTGCGGACCGTTTTGCCGAGGCCTTCGCCGAATACATGCACCATAGAATGCGTGGAGAATGGGGATTTGGAAAAGATGAAAATCTAACTACTGAAGACCTCATTCGTGAGAAATATCGCGGAATTCGTCCAGCCCCTGGGTATCCTGCATGTCCTGATCATACAGAAAAAAAGAAAATTTGGAAACTTTTGGACGTAGAAAAAAATGCAGGCATCCAACTCACAGAATCCTGTGCGATGTGGCCGGCAAGTAGTGTCAGTGGGTATTATTTTTCTCACCCTGAGTCTCGGTATTTTGCCATTGGTAAAATTAACGAAGACCAGGTGGTCGAATATTCCAAAGACAAATCTATGGAAAAATCTGAAGTGGAACGTTGGCTCTCACCAATTCTCAACTATGATCCTTCTCGTAAGTCTAAGACTTAA
- a CDS encoding methyl-accepting chemotaxis protein: protein MKLYKRYARAFTLASQVFSLGIVVPIGIALILFYVDLSPTQIKTFIGATIAAALVSLLLPSFIFPKKLKAIKQGLIELESQTEKDPKTYVAVWNLIAKMPVVGALVGSAQWALALPIVIGPLLYLPETSKSDSFYIVCVLILTALLNVVFSFILLEKASHLVLEDEIFQAELKERISPYYRNLRNTVPVIFSLMVMVLSIFLLIYAFNVNAKSLEKAFSNQLYNFNQSNEAGINVYFESVEINLKEVASLPAVRTALETKNYKLAEPILAKVLGDSQLLLENAFLASIAEGVPIVATGLPNGSSVGYSLASNPDLLENINAAKEGKIHVGTAVKSPFNGNIVIMVTSPVKSANGTIIGMAGMPFLVGKAMESFLKNVKIGTTGYSFLLDRKSTMVYHPNPKYLMHSFKNSEFEALAKNAGETESFRNPWEGSTFLLRRKVSEKYGLQFFSTIDLKEIEVESLSSLRGLTVISIVGAAFIALAIYLLFTARFKPMKTIGKILQDIEVGDLRHNAKMESSDEFARLARGLNATLKQISEVVGSNQAFSEDLASSAEQMSASLNMLSSNAQTQAASAEEISASIEEISAAVQNVDAQAEDQFRKVDFLKLKMAELSSLIEATGRQVGKASKDVTLISEEAKSGQASLDSMRNSITKISNSSEEIGSVIEIINTISEQINLLALNAAIEAARAGVYGRGFAVVADEIGKLAEKTASSINDIGELIQANEKEIESGRENIETTISLIQRIIQGVSSFNEMTDSIETSTREQLIINQKVGEEVDKVNQISQAIRLSMEEQKNAIGEVAQAIFSINDLTQGTAAGLEEMTATSNGIANLAETLKRKINFFKIS, encoded by the coding sequence ATGAAGTTATACAAACGCTACGCAAGGGCATTCACTCTCGCCTCCCAAGTTTTTTCTTTGGGAATCGTGGTTCCCATCGGAATCGCTTTAATTCTATTCTATGTCGATTTAAGTCCTACGCAGATCAAAACTTTCATTGGGGCAACAATCGCTGCTGCTCTTGTGAGTTTGCTCCTTCCGTCGTTCATCTTTCCTAAAAAATTAAAAGCGATCAAACAAGGACTCATAGAGCTCGAATCGCAAACAGAGAAAGATCCAAAAACCTATGTTGCTGTTTGGAACCTGATTGCCAAGATGCCTGTGGTGGGTGCACTTGTGGGAAGTGCCCAGTGGGCATTAGCTCTTCCCATTGTCATTGGTCCTCTTTTATACCTTCCCGAAACCAGTAAATCAGATTCATTCTATATCGTTTGTGTTTTGATTCTTACTGCACTTCTCAATGTGGTGTTTTCTTTTATCCTTTTGGAAAAAGCATCTCATTTGGTATTGGAAGATGAGATCTTCCAAGCAGAACTAAAAGAAAGGATTTCTCCTTATTATAGAAACTTAAGAAATACAGTTCCCGTGATATTTTCACTTATGGTTATGGTTCTCTCTATTTTCCTTTTGATTTATGCATTTAATGTCAATGCTAAGTCTTTGGAAAAAGCCTTTTCGAACCAATTGTATAATTTCAATCAAAGTAATGAAGCGGGGATCAATGTTTATTTTGAATCCGTGGAAATCAATTTGAAAGAAGTGGCTTCCTTACCTGCAGTAAGAACAGCCTTGGAAACTAAAAATTACAAACTAGCAGAGCCGATACTTGCAAAAGTACTCGGGGACTCCCAACTGCTTTTGGAAAATGCATTCCTTGCTTCCATTGCAGAAGGTGTACCCATTGTTGCCACTGGTCTACCGAATGGTTCCAGTGTTGGTTATTCATTAGCATCCAATCCAGATTTATTGGAAAATATCAATGCAGCTAAAGAAGGGAAAATCCATGTAGGAACCGCCGTAAAATCTCCATTTAACGGAAATATTGTGATCATGGTGACAAGTCCTGTAAAAAGTGCCAATGGAACCATCATTGGAATGGCTGGAATGCCATTTCTTGTGGGAAAAGCAATGGAATCCTTTCTTAAAAACGTAAAGATTGGAACCACTGGTTATTCTTTCCTTCTCGATAGAAAATCCACTATGGTATACCATCCAAATCCGAAATATCTAATGCATAGTTTTAAGAACTCAGAATTTGAAGCTTTGGCAAAAAATGCGGGAGAAACCGAATCTTTTCGTAACCCTTGGGAAGGGTCTACTTTTTTACTAAGAAGAAAAGTAAGCGAGAAATATGGGCTTCAATTTTTTTCTACTATTGATTTAAAAGAAATTGAGGTAGAGAGTTTATCTTCCCTAAGGGGACTAACAGTGATTAGTATTGTTGGTGCTGCATTTATTGCATTAGCTATTTATTTATTGTTTACCGCAAGATTCAAACCAATGAAAACCATAGGAAAAATTCTGCAAGACATCGAAGTTGGGGACCTTCGCCATAATGCAAAAATGGAATCTTCCGATGAGTTTGCAAGACTTGCCCGTGGACTAAACGCCACTTTAAAACAAATTTCTGAAGTAGTAGGATCCAATCAGGCTTTTTCTGAAGATCTAGCTTCTTCCGCAGAACAAATGTCTGCTTCACTCAATATGCTTTCTTCGAATGCCCAAACGCAGGCTGCGTCAGCAGAAGAAATTTCTGCCTCCATTGAAGAAATCTCGGCTGCAGTACAAAACGTAGATGCACAAGCAGAAGACCAGTTTCGCAAAGTAGATTTTTTGAAATTAAAAATGGCTGAACTTTCCAGTTTGATTGAAGCAACGGGAAGACAAGTAGGTAAAGCATCTAAGGATGTAACTCTCATCTCGGAAGAAGCAAAGTCAGGCCAAGCTTCACTGGATTCAATGAGAAATTCCATTACCAAAATTAGTAACAGTTCCGAAGAAATTGGAAGTGTCATTGAAATCATCAATACTATCTCGGAACAAATCAACTTACTTGCGCTAAATGCTGCTATTGAGGCTGCACGAGCGGGAGTGTATGGAAGAGGATTTGCCGTCGTTGCCGATGAAATCGGGAAGTTGGCTGAAAAAACAGCAAGTTCTATCAATGACATAGGGGAGCTCATCCAAGCGAATGAAAAAGAAATCGAAAGTGGTCGTGAGAATATCGAAACCACTATTTCTCTCATTCAGAGAATCATCCAAGGAGTCAGTTCCTTCAACGAAATGACAGATAGCATTGAAACTAGCACAAGAGAACAACTCATCATCAACCAGAAGGTGGGGGAAGAAGTGGATAAGGTGAACCAGATCAGTCAGGCCATTCGTTTGTCCATGGAAGAACAGAAAAATGCGATCGGGGAAGTGGCACAAGCCATCTTCAGCATCAACGATTTGACCCAAGGCACAGCGGCTGGGCTCGAAGAGATGACTGCTACCTCCAATGGGATCGCAAATTTAGCGGAAACCCTCAAAAGAAAGATCAATTTCTTCAAAATCTCCTGA
- the ahcY gene encoding adenosylhomocysteinase, whose translation MSTATETKSERLPFKVKDISLAEWGREEIILAEKEMPGLMALRKEFGTSKPLKGARICGSLHMTIQTAVLIETLAALGADIRWSSCNIFSTQDHAAAAIAKAGIPVFAWKGETEEEYWWCIEQTLFFDGGKGPNMILDDGHDLTHYIHEKYPQLLTDIKGVSEETTTGVIALHKKLKAGTLKIPAINVNDSVTKSKFDNLYGCRESLADGIKRATDVMLAGKVALVCGYGDVGKGSAASLRNFGARVIVTEIDPICALQAVMEGYQVLRVEDVIENADIIVTATGNDDIITLENMKAMKDGAILCNIGHFDTEIQMSRLNSEKGVIKKEIKPQVDKYTFPNGRSIIVLAEGRLVNLGCATGHPSFVMSSSFTNQVLAQIELYTTKYELGVHRLPKHLDEKVAALHLEQLGVRLTKLSQKQADYISVPLEGPYKPDHYRY comes from the coding sequence ATGTCCACAGCAACTGAAACAAAATCGGAAAGATTGCCATTTAAAGTGAAGGATATCTCTCTTGCAGAATGGGGAAGAGAAGAGATCATTTTGGCAGAAAAAGAAATGCCGGGCCTTATGGCTCTTCGTAAAGAATTCGGAACTTCTAAGCCACTGAAAGGTGCTAGAATTTGTGGATCTCTTCATATGACAATCCAAACAGCGGTTCTAATTGAAACCTTGGCTGCATTAGGTGCTGACATTCGTTGGTCCTCGTGTAACATTTTTTCAACGCAAGACCATGCAGCAGCTGCCATTGCTAAAGCAGGAATTCCTGTATTTGCATGGAAAGGTGAAACAGAAGAAGAATACTGGTGGTGTATTGAACAAACACTATTTTTTGATGGTGGTAAAGGACCGAACATGATTCTTGATGATGGTCATGATCTTACTCATTACATCCACGAAAAATACCCACAACTTCTTACAGACATCAAAGGTGTTTCAGAAGAAACAACTACGGGTGTAATCGCTCTTCATAAAAAATTAAAAGCAGGAACTTTAAAAATCCCTGCAATCAACGTAAATGACTCTGTCACAAAATCAAAGTTTGATAACCTTTATGGTTGCCGTGAGTCACTTGCTGACGGGATCAAACGTGCTACAGATGTAATGCTTGCTGGAAAAGTAGCACTTGTTTGTGGATACGGTGACGTAGGAAAAGGTTCTGCTGCATCCCTCCGTAACTTCGGTGCTCGAGTGATTGTAACTGAAATCGATCCTATTTGTGCTCTTCAAGCAGTAATGGAAGGATACCAAGTCCTACGTGTAGAAGATGTAATCGAAAATGCAGACATCATTGTAACGGCAACGGGAAATGATGATATCATTACTCTCGAAAACATGAAAGCAATGAAAGATGGTGCTATTCTTTGTAACATTGGTCACTTTGATACAGAAATTCAAATGTCTCGTTTGAATTCTGAAAAAGGTGTGATCAAAAAAGAAATCAAACCACAAGTTGATAAATATACTTTCCCTAACGGTAGATCCATTATCGTTCTTGCAGAAGGTCGATTGGTTAACCTTGGTTGCGCTACTGGTCACCCATCGTTTGTAATGTCTAGTTCATTCACTAACCAAGTTTTGGCTCAGATCGAACTTTACACTACAAAATATGAGTTAGGTGTTCATCGTCTTCCAAAACACTTGGATGAAAAAGTAGCAGCACTTCATTTGGAACAATTGGGAGTTCGTTTAACAAAACTCTCTCAAAAACAAGCTGATTATATCAGTGTTCCACTCGAAGGTCCATACAAACCGGACCACTACCGATACTAA
- a CDS encoding ArsR/SmtB family transcription factor: protein MATETLSQSRPSGHLLSATKAISDETRIRILHILSFGAFSVNEVVEILGMGQSRISRHLKILTEAGLIGSRREGSLVYSFLPEEEDINLKFPLELTKLLLSYKEDLPSRERDQKMVHQILETRERKSKSFFDTVAESWEKLQEETLHPKLYRSWILQELPNCENILDLGCGPGGLIPFLLNKAKHVTGVDNSSKMIESASTNYGKNPSVSLIQTPMEHLPLATNSCDAVVASMVMHHISHPPTVLEEVARVLKPGGVLCIVDLGKHNAEYMRDNFADLWLGFEPELFESWLSNAGFRVGSMNEIQTDSSFKILTIKATKEEGGQYVHSN, encoded by the coding sequence ATGGCAACCGAAACCCTTTCTCAATCTAGGCCTTCTGGCCACCTGCTTTCTGCAACCAAAGCCATATCCGATGAAACCCGGATTCGGATCCTCCATATCTTAAGTTTTGGGGCTTTTTCTGTGAACGAAGTGGTGGAAATTCTAGGTATGGGCCAGTCTCGGATTTCCCGCCATTTGAAAATTCTCACCGAAGCTGGACTTATTGGGTCTCGTAGGGAAGGAAGCCTTGTTTATAGTTTTCTTCCTGAGGAAGAAGATATTAATCTAAAGTTTCCCTTAGAGCTCACCAAATTATTGTTATCTTATAAAGAAGACCTTCCATCAAGAGAACGGGACCAAAAAATGGTCCATCAAATCCTGGAAACTAGGGAACGAAAATCAAAATCCTTTTTTGATACTGTAGCCGAAAGTTGGGAAAAGTTACAAGAAGAGACTTTACATCCGAAACTCTACCGGTCTTGGATTTTGCAAGAACTCCCCAATTGTGAAAACATTTTGGATCTGGGCTGTGGGCCTGGTGGCCTTATTCCTTTTCTCTTAAATAAAGCCAAACATGTTACAGGTGTAGATAACTCATCTAAAATGATCGAAAGTGCATCGACCAATTATGGAAAAAATCCTAGTGTGAGTCTCATCCAAACTCCTATGGAACATTTGCCACTGGCAACTAATTCTTGTGATGCGGTCGTAGCCTCTATGGTGATGCATCATATCTCTCATCCACCCACAGTGCTCGAAGAAGTGGCTAGGGTTTTGAAGCCAGGTGGAGTTTTATGTATTGTAGATTTGGGGAAACACAATGCGGAATATATGCGTGATAATTTTGCGGATTTGTGGCTTGGATTTGAACCAGAATTATTTGAGTCCTGGTTGTCCAATGCAGGTTTTCGCGTCGGATCTATGAATGAGATCCAAACAGATTCAAGTTTTAAAATTTTAACTATCAAAGCAACAAAGGAAGAAGGAGGACAATATGTCCACAGCAACTGA
- a CDS encoding ATP-dependent 6-phosphofructokinase, whose protein sequence is MNENDTKVEQFGPCTIPNPAGYDYWTEDNSVVLFQTIFSGPADAKKTVETSPVFFEQAGPKEKIYFRPEEVTAGIVTCGGLCPGINDVIRALVMELHYRYKVPRILGFPFGYEGLVKKFGHRPVELTPDKVAHIMNFGGSILGSSRGSQNIGDMVDTLFLYGVKMLFCIGGDGTLRGAQAIQEEVRKRKEDIAIVGIPKTIDNDINYVQKTFGFSTAFSKAVEAVNCAHEEAKGAPNGIGLVKLMGRHSGFIAVNSALASKNVNFVLIPELDFDLEGEGAFLHVLKERVQKRGHAVVIVAEGAGQKYFEDKGEKDQSGNKKLADIGIFIKDKITEYFKKEGVTLNLKYIDPSYIIRSVPANAEDSVFCGFLAQNAVHAAFAGRTGCVVGIWNNVFTVMPISLAIAERKVLRPERSTLWRALLASTGQPNEMKAKG, encoded by the coding sequence ATGAATGAAAACGATACCAAGGTTGAACAATTTGGTCCTTGCACCATACCAAACCCAGCGGGGTACGACTATTGGACGGAAGACAACTCCGTCGTTCTTTTCCAAACTATATTTTCAGGTCCTGCCGATGCCAAAAAGACGGTAGAGACCAGTCCCGTATTCTTTGAACAAGCTGGCCCCAAAGAAAAAATCTACTTCCGTCCAGAAGAAGTCACGGCAGGCATTGTGACTTGCGGGGGACTTTGCCCTGGAATCAACGATGTCATACGTGCTTTAGTGATGGAGCTTCATTACCGGTACAAAGTGCCCCGAATTTTGGGGTTTCCTTTTGGATATGAAGGCCTTGTCAAAAAGTTTGGCCATCGGCCTGTCGAACTTACTCCAGACAAAGTGGCGCATATTATGAACTTTGGTGGTTCCATTTTAGGATCTTCTCGTGGAAGTCAGAATATTGGAGATATGGTCGATACACTCTTTCTCTACGGAGTGAAGATGTTGTTTTGTATCGGGGGGGACGGAACACTACGCGGGGCCCAGGCCATCCAAGAAGAAGTTCGAAAACGAAAAGAAGACATCGCCATTGTGGGAATTCCCAAAACCATTGACAACGATATCAATTATGTCCAAAAAACATTTGGATTTTCGACTGCGTTTAGTAAGGCGGTAGAAGCTGTGAACTGTGCTCATGAAGAAGCGAAAGGGGCACCGAATGGGATCGGACTTGTGAAGTTGATGGGAAGGCATTCGGGATTTATCGCCGTCAATTCGGCTCTGGCTTCTAAAAATGTAAATTTTGTACTCATCCCAGAACTTGACTTTGATTTAGAAGGAGAGGGTGCCTTTCTTCATGTTCTGAAAGAACGGGTACAAAAAAGAGGACATGCCGTAGTCATTGTGGCAGAAGGAGCAGGTCAAAAGTATTTTGAAGACAAAGGGGAAAAAGACCAATCGGGTAACAAAAAGTTGGCGGATATTGGAATCTTCATTAAGGACAAAATTACTGAGTACTTTAAAAAAGAAGGGGTCACTCTCAACTTAAAGTATATCGACCCAAGTTATATCATTCGTTCTGTTCCTGCCAATGCAGAAGACTCTGTATTCTGCGGTTTTTTGGCTCAAAACGCAGTGCATGCTGCCTTTGCGGGCAGGACAGGTTGTGTGGTGGGGATTTGGAATAACGTATTTACTGTGATGCCTATTTCCCTTGCGATTGCAGAACGGAAGGTTCTTAGGCCAGAGAGAAGTACTTTATGGCGAGCCCTTCTTGCGTCTACGGGCC